A window of Pedobacter lusitanus contains these coding sequences:
- a CDS encoding lactonase family protein yields MKNLICLLTATVCFLSAKAQQEDYHLVIGTYTAPGKSEGIYVYDFNTSDAALRLNNVEKNVINPSFLTITPDRKFVYAVNEDGDKSMVSAFSFDAVTGKLGFLNKQKAEGADPCYLIADDKNVLTANYSGGNIGVFGREANGALTPAKQVVQHTGSSINKARQSSAHVHMVRFSPDHRYIISNDLGKDMVYTYAYHQDSPNEVLVLKDSISVKPGSGPRHIIFSSNGKFAYLIQEMTAEVTVFSYNDGIFKKIQEISMLAKDFKGESGAADIQLSADGKFLYVSNRGTANTITTFAVESNGHLINKGLTSTLGKGPRAFVIDPSGNWLLVGHQYTNDVVIFKRNKATGALKDSGKRISVGAPVCFAFVLKDK; encoded by the coding sequence ATGAAGAACCTGATTTGTCTGTTAACCGCTACCGTTTGTTTTTTATCTGCTAAAGCACAACAGGAAGACTATCATCTTGTTATTGGAACATATACTGCTCCTGGTAAAAGTGAAGGAATCTATGTTTACGATTTTAACACATCTGACGCTGCACTCAGATTAAATAATGTAGAGAAGAATGTGATTAATCCAAGCTTTCTTACCATTACACCAGACAGGAAATTTGTTTACGCGGTAAATGAAGATGGAGACAAAAGCATGGTTAGTGCTTTTAGCTTTGATGCGGTTACAGGAAAATTAGGTTTTTTGAATAAACAAAAAGCAGAGGGAGCAGATCCGTGTTATCTGATTGCTGATGACAAAAATGTGCTGACCGCTAATTATAGCGGTGGCAACATTGGTGTCTTTGGCAGAGAAGCGAACGGTGCGCTGACTCCTGCTAAACAGGTAGTTCAACATACAGGCTCAAGCATTAACAAAGCCAGACAAAGCAGTGCGCATGTTCACATGGTGCGTTTTAGCCCTGATCATCGTTATATAATTTCCAATGATCTTGGAAAAGATATGGTTTACACCTACGCTTATCATCAGGACTCACCAAATGAAGTTCTGGTTTTAAAAGACAGTATCAGTGTTAAACCTGGTAGCGGCCCAAGACATATCATCTTTAGCAGCAATGGTAAATTTGCCTATCTGATACAGGAAATGACTGCAGAGGTAACTGTTTTCAGTTATAACGACGGTATCTTCAAGAAAATACAGGAGATATCTATGCTGGCTAAAGATTTCAAAGGGGAGAGCGGAGCTGCAGACATACAACTTTCTGCTGATGGAAAGTTCCTGTACGTAAGTAACAGAGGCACTGCCAATACCATTACTACTTTTGCTGTTGAAAGTAACGGACACCTGATTAATAAAGGTCTGACCAGTACTTTAGGTAAAGGCCCGAGAGCTTTCGTAATCGATCCAAGTGGTAATTGGTTATTAGTTGGTCATCAGTACACAAATGATGTAGTCATTTTTAAACGTAATAAGGCTACAGGCGCATTAAAAGACAGTGGAAAGAGAATCAGTGTAGGTGCTCCGGTTTGTTTCGCTTTTGTACTCAAAGACAAATAA